The following proteins are encoded in a genomic region of Pyrus communis chromosome 11, drPyrComm1.1, whole genome shotgun sequence:
- the LOC137708480 gene encoding DUF724 domain-containing protein 7-like isoform X1: protein MAGSEGREEEQQQQQLQLFSVGSEVEVRTDEEGFKGALFRATIVTSPTNSASKKRKRALVEYKNLVTEDGSKQLKEYVDLEHLRPTPPQLADRNFEEGDVVDADYRDGWWTGVVGKVVENNSKYTVVFDNPPDLIEFQKERLRLHQDWVNGEWVRPNKQEVLAALDTPQELEHVLPAQKDSNNLEVATKLENLSAAEENPESTNSGKKMEQPSYPRSVKDKKMLARNGSATDSRPVKKLKDDKAAEPILSITARQLRKTPDNKEMPQELPQLSTGVRGTRRTRKPVVRHQFIKTESLLGKNNVKTKQEKDGEVNSQWIHPVASKGRRTKSQTGSRLISEAGYVCALPSQKREKEKDKEASANVSLAGQNIQNEGNIKETEVPQTIGSTTKGKEVSLAEKPAQLPDQELQVKDLKKSANEPAKPAQLPDQELQVKDQKKSANDPANEKSMVMSAELGSDSILANLLRTLVTFPDMVFKQQPAGGSSHKRKRGRPRKLAVVRSRASDGVKGQNMSGNVADKNDKNDQMPEEATLHVLRGTDSTAAKDASKRKTADFPGRCKIKEAAPIASDNPDDDDKPLSMWFGGMQHSAYVGESRPSPDANVNQHSDRVEPVEVASKSPAVDAVSGCRPHEKQGLPFVKSSPVWKTIETLEVFRLFPQNPHFRPLVECKEEYREGSAIGNMITFSSLADKISRLQFDDHQSVFDSILESLVDLENYGFNVTILRGRVNDLLSVKDKQGWFQVESRDAEQKIMEHSREKTKLVEEADYIAKKIIELQDKHASIKSVVETKDHEIARLRMALDAMNEGIQSARSDFEKLALAPMN, encoded by the exons ATGGCGGGCTCGGAGGGCAGAGAAGaagagcagcagcagcagcagctccaATTGTTCAGCGTGGGCTCAGAAGTAGAAGTGAGGACCGACGAGGAAGGGTTCAAAGGCGCATTGTTCAGAGCCACCATTGTCACAAGCCCCACAAACTCCGCCTCAAAGAAGAGGAAAAGGGCGTTGGTCGAGTACAAGAACTTGGTCACGGAAGACGGGTCTAAGCAGCTCAAGGAGTACGTCGATTTGGAGCACCTGAGGCCCACGCCGCCGCAGCTCGCTGACCGGAATTTTGAGGAGGGAGATGTGGTGGATGCGGATTACAGAGATGGGTGGTGGACTGGGGTCGTAGGGAAGGTTGTCGAGAACAATTCCAAGTACACCGTCGTCTTCGACAACCCTCCGGATTTGATCGAATTTCAGAAAGAACGTCTCAGATTGCATCAAGATTGGGTTAATGGCGAATGGGTTCGGCCCAATAAGCAG GAAGTATTGGCTGCTTTAGATACTCCACAAGAATTAGAGCATGTGTTGCCTGCTCAAAAAGATTCTAACAATCTTGAAGTGGCTACTAAACTAGAAAATTTGAGTGCTGCAGAGGAGAATCCTGAATCAACCAATTCAGGGAAGAAAATGGAGCAGCCAAGTTATCCACGAAGCGTCAAGGACAAAAAGATGTTAGCCCGCAATGGTAGTGCTACAGACTCGCGTCCGGTTAAAAAGTTGAAGGACGACAAGGCAGCCGAGCCCATATTATCCATTACAGCACGTCAATTGAGGAAAACGCCTGACAATAAAGAAATGCCCCAGGAATTACCTCAACTGAGCACAGGAGTTAGGGGAACAAGACGCACACGGAAACCTGTTGTACGCCATCAGTTTATTAAAACAGAGAGCCTGCTGGGGAAAAATAATGTT AAGACTAAGCAAGAGAAGGACGGTGAAGTGAATAGCCAGTGGATTCATCCCGTAGCAAGTAAAGGAAGGCGCACAAAATCTCAAACTGGAAGTCGATTGATCTCAGAAGCag GGTATGTCTGTGCACTGCCCAgccaaaagagagagaaagaaaagg ATAAGGAAGCGTCTGCAAATGTTTCTTTGGCTGGACAAAATATTCAGAATGAGGGTAATATTAAAGAAACTGAAGTGCCTCAAACTATCGGGTCAACAACTAAGGGCAAGGAAGTTTCACTGGCTGAAAAACCGGCTCAGCTACCTGATCAAGAGTTGCAAGTGAAGGATCTGAAAAAGAGTGCAAATGAACCTGCAAAACCAGCTCAGCTACCTGATCAAGAGTTGCAAGTGAAAGATCAGAAGAAGAGTGCAAATGATCCTGCAAATGAAAAGAGCATG GTTATGTCAGCTGAACTTGGCAGCGATTCAATTTTGGCTAACCTGCTCCGTACCCTGGTTACTTTTCCAGACATG GTGTTTAAGCAGCAACCAGCTGGAGGAAGTAGTCATAAAAGAAAGAGAGGCAGGCCTCGAAAGTTAGCGGTCGTAAGGTCGCGAGCTTCAGACGGAG TTAAGGGGCAGAATATGTCAGGAAATGTTGCTGACAAAAATGATAAGAATGATCAGATGCCTGAGGAAGCTACTTTGCATGTGCTGAGGGGGACGGATTCTACAG CTGCAAAAGATGCCTCTAAAAGAAAAACAGCCGATTTTCCTGGAAGGTGCAAAATAAAAGAAGCTGCACCGATAGCATCTGATAATCCAGATGATGATGATAAACCTCTATCCATGTGGTTCGGGGGGATGCAGCATTCTGCGTACGTTGGTGAATCAA GACCATCCCCTGATGCAAATGTCAACCAGCATAGTGATAGAGTAGAACCAGTTGAGGTAGCTAGCAAATCTCCTGCAGTTGATGCGGTCAGTGGCTGCAGGCCACATGAGAAGCAAGGGTTGCCTTTTGTTAAGAGCTCCCCTGTGTGGAAGACAATTGAAACGTTGGAAGTATTCAGGCTTTTCCCCCAAAATCCTCATTTCCGACCTCTGGttgaatgcaaagaggaatACCGCGAGGGTTCAGCAATTGGAAACATGATAACCTTTTCCAGTCTAGCGGATAAAATATCCAGGCTGCAGTTCGACGACCATCAAAGTGTTTTTGATAGCATTTTGGAGAGTCTTGTTGACTTGGAAAATTATGGATTCAATGTTACAATTCTACGCGGGCGGGTGAATGATCTGCTCTCTGTTAAGGACAAGCAAGGGTGGtttcaggtcgagtcaagggaTGCTGAACAGAAGATCATGGAGCATTCTCGTGAGAAGACCAAACTTGTCGAAGAGGCTGACTATATTGCgaagaaaataattgaattgCAGGACAAACATGCATCAATCAAGTCAGTAGTGGAGACCAAAGATCATGAGATTGCTAGATTGCGAATGGCTTTGGATGCCATGAATGAAGGCATTCAGAGCGCCCGGAGTGATTTTGAAAAGCTAGCTTTGGCTCCCATGAATTAG
- the LOC137708480 gene encoding DUF724 domain-containing protein 7-like isoform X3 gives MAGSEGREEEQQQQQLQLFSVGSEVEVRTDEEGFKGALFRATIVTSPTNSASKKRKRALVEYKNLVTEDGSKQLKEYVDLEHLRPTPPQLADRNFEEGDVVDADYRDGWWTGVVGKVVENNSKYTVVFDNPPDLIEFQKERLRLHQDWVNGEWVRPNKQEVLAALDTPQELEHVLPAQKDSNNLEVATKLENLSAAEENPESTNSGKKMEQPSYPRSVKDKKMLARNGSATDSRPVKKLKDDKAAEPILSITARQLRKTPDNKEMPQELPQLSTGVRGTRRTRKPVVRHQFIKTESLLGKNNVKTKQEKDGEVNSQWIHPVASKGRRTKSQTGSRLISEAGYVCALPSQKREKEKDKEASANVSLAGQNIQNEGNIKETEVPQTIGSTTKGKEVSLAEKPAQLPDQELQVKDLKKSANEPAKPAQLPDQELQVKDQKKSANDPANEKSMVFKQQPAGGSSHKRKRGRPRKLAVVRSRASDGVKGQNMSGNVADKNDKNDQMPEEATLHVLRGTDSTAAKDASKRKTADFPGRCKIKEAAPIASDNPDDDDKPLSMWFGGMQHSAYVGESRPSPDANVNQHSDRVEPVEVASKSPAVDAVSGCRPHEKQGLPFVKSSPVWKTIETLEVFRLFPQNPHFRPLVECKEEYREGSAIGNMITFSSLADKISRLQFDDHQSVFDSILESLVDLENYGFNVTILRGRVNDLLSVKDKQGWFQVESRDAEQKIMEHSREKTKLVEEADYIAKKIIELQDKHASIKSVVETKDHEIARLRMALDAMNEGIQSARSDFEKLALAPMN, from the exons ATGGCGGGCTCGGAGGGCAGAGAAGaagagcagcagcagcagcagctccaATTGTTCAGCGTGGGCTCAGAAGTAGAAGTGAGGACCGACGAGGAAGGGTTCAAAGGCGCATTGTTCAGAGCCACCATTGTCACAAGCCCCACAAACTCCGCCTCAAAGAAGAGGAAAAGGGCGTTGGTCGAGTACAAGAACTTGGTCACGGAAGACGGGTCTAAGCAGCTCAAGGAGTACGTCGATTTGGAGCACCTGAGGCCCACGCCGCCGCAGCTCGCTGACCGGAATTTTGAGGAGGGAGATGTGGTGGATGCGGATTACAGAGATGGGTGGTGGACTGGGGTCGTAGGGAAGGTTGTCGAGAACAATTCCAAGTACACCGTCGTCTTCGACAACCCTCCGGATTTGATCGAATTTCAGAAAGAACGTCTCAGATTGCATCAAGATTGGGTTAATGGCGAATGGGTTCGGCCCAATAAGCAG GAAGTATTGGCTGCTTTAGATACTCCACAAGAATTAGAGCATGTGTTGCCTGCTCAAAAAGATTCTAACAATCTTGAAGTGGCTACTAAACTAGAAAATTTGAGTGCTGCAGAGGAGAATCCTGAATCAACCAATTCAGGGAAGAAAATGGAGCAGCCAAGTTATCCACGAAGCGTCAAGGACAAAAAGATGTTAGCCCGCAATGGTAGTGCTACAGACTCGCGTCCGGTTAAAAAGTTGAAGGACGACAAGGCAGCCGAGCCCATATTATCCATTACAGCACGTCAATTGAGGAAAACGCCTGACAATAAAGAAATGCCCCAGGAATTACCTCAACTGAGCACAGGAGTTAGGGGAACAAGACGCACACGGAAACCTGTTGTACGCCATCAGTTTATTAAAACAGAGAGCCTGCTGGGGAAAAATAATGTT AAGACTAAGCAAGAGAAGGACGGTGAAGTGAATAGCCAGTGGATTCATCCCGTAGCAAGTAAAGGAAGGCGCACAAAATCTCAAACTGGAAGTCGATTGATCTCAGAAGCag GGTATGTCTGTGCACTGCCCAgccaaaagagagagaaagaaaagg ATAAGGAAGCGTCTGCAAATGTTTCTTTGGCTGGACAAAATATTCAGAATGAGGGTAATATTAAAGAAACTGAAGTGCCTCAAACTATCGGGTCAACAACTAAGGGCAAGGAAGTTTCACTGGCTGAAAAACCGGCTCAGCTACCTGATCAAGAGTTGCAAGTGAAGGATCTGAAAAAGAGTGCAAATGAACCTGCAAAACCAGCTCAGCTACCTGATCAAGAGTTGCAAGTGAAAGATCAGAAGAAGAGTGCAAATGATCCTGCAAATGAAAAGAGCATG GTGTTTAAGCAGCAACCAGCTGGAGGAAGTAGTCATAAAAGAAAGAGAGGCAGGCCTCGAAAGTTAGCGGTCGTAAGGTCGCGAGCTTCAGACGGAG TTAAGGGGCAGAATATGTCAGGAAATGTTGCTGACAAAAATGATAAGAATGATCAGATGCCTGAGGAAGCTACTTTGCATGTGCTGAGGGGGACGGATTCTACAG CTGCAAAAGATGCCTCTAAAAGAAAAACAGCCGATTTTCCTGGAAGGTGCAAAATAAAAGAAGCTGCACCGATAGCATCTGATAATCCAGATGATGATGATAAACCTCTATCCATGTGGTTCGGGGGGATGCAGCATTCTGCGTACGTTGGTGAATCAA GACCATCCCCTGATGCAAATGTCAACCAGCATAGTGATAGAGTAGAACCAGTTGAGGTAGCTAGCAAATCTCCTGCAGTTGATGCGGTCAGTGGCTGCAGGCCACATGAGAAGCAAGGGTTGCCTTTTGTTAAGAGCTCCCCTGTGTGGAAGACAATTGAAACGTTGGAAGTATTCAGGCTTTTCCCCCAAAATCCTCATTTCCGACCTCTGGttgaatgcaaagaggaatACCGCGAGGGTTCAGCAATTGGAAACATGATAACCTTTTCCAGTCTAGCGGATAAAATATCCAGGCTGCAGTTCGACGACCATCAAAGTGTTTTTGATAGCATTTTGGAGAGTCTTGTTGACTTGGAAAATTATGGATTCAATGTTACAATTCTACGCGGGCGGGTGAATGATCTGCTCTCTGTTAAGGACAAGCAAGGGTGGtttcaggtcgagtcaagggaTGCTGAACAGAAGATCATGGAGCATTCTCGTGAGAAGACCAAACTTGTCGAAGAGGCTGACTATATTGCgaagaaaataattgaattgCAGGACAAACATGCATCAATCAAGTCAGTAGTGGAGACCAAAGATCATGAGATTGCTAGATTGCGAATGGCTTTGGATGCCATGAATGAAGGCATTCAGAGCGCCCGGAGTGATTTTGAAAAGCTAGCTTTGGCTCCCATGAATTAG
- the LOC137708480 gene encoding DUF724 domain-containing protein 7-like isoform X2 yields the protein MAGSEGREEEQQQQQLQLFSVGSEVEVRTDEEGFKGALFRATIVTSPTNSASKKRKRALVEYKNLVTEDGSKQLKEYVDLEHLRPTPPQLADRNFEEGDVVDADYRDGWWTGVVGKVVENNSKYTVVFDNPPDLIEFQKERLRLHQDWVNGEWVRPNKQEVLAALDTPQELEHVLPAQKDSNNLEVATKLENLSAAEENPESTNSGKKMEQPSYPRSVKDKKMLARNGSATDSRPVKKLKDDKAAEPILSITARQLRKTPDNKEMPQELPQLSTGVRGTRRTRKPVVRHQFIKTESLLGKNNVTKQEKDGEVNSQWIHPVASKGRRTKSQTGSRLISEAGYVCALPSQKREKEKDKEASANVSLAGQNIQNEGNIKETEVPQTIGSTTKGKEVSLAEKPAQLPDQELQVKDLKKSANEPAKPAQLPDQELQVKDQKKSANDPANEKSMVMSAELGSDSILANLLRTLVTFPDMVFKQQPAGGSSHKRKRGRPRKLAVVRSRASDGVKGQNMSGNVADKNDKNDQMPEEATLHVLRGTDSTAAKDASKRKTADFPGRCKIKEAAPIASDNPDDDDKPLSMWFGGMQHSAYVGESRPSPDANVNQHSDRVEPVEVASKSPAVDAVSGCRPHEKQGLPFVKSSPVWKTIETLEVFRLFPQNPHFRPLVECKEEYREGSAIGNMITFSSLADKISRLQFDDHQSVFDSILESLVDLENYGFNVTILRGRVNDLLSVKDKQGWFQVESRDAEQKIMEHSREKTKLVEEADYIAKKIIELQDKHASIKSVVETKDHEIARLRMALDAMNEGIQSARSDFEKLALAPMN from the exons ATGGCGGGCTCGGAGGGCAGAGAAGaagagcagcagcagcagcagctccaATTGTTCAGCGTGGGCTCAGAAGTAGAAGTGAGGACCGACGAGGAAGGGTTCAAAGGCGCATTGTTCAGAGCCACCATTGTCACAAGCCCCACAAACTCCGCCTCAAAGAAGAGGAAAAGGGCGTTGGTCGAGTACAAGAACTTGGTCACGGAAGACGGGTCTAAGCAGCTCAAGGAGTACGTCGATTTGGAGCACCTGAGGCCCACGCCGCCGCAGCTCGCTGACCGGAATTTTGAGGAGGGAGATGTGGTGGATGCGGATTACAGAGATGGGTGGTGGACTGGGGTCGTAGGGAAGGTTGTCGAGAACAATTCCAAGTACACCGTCGTCTTCGACAACCCTCCGGATTTGATCGAATTTCAGAAAGAACGTCTCAGATTGCATCAAGATTGGGTTAATGGCGAATGGGTTCGGCCCAATAAGCAG GAAGTATTGGCTGCTTTAGATACTCCACAAGAATTAGAGCATGTGTTGCCTGCTCAAAAAGATTCTAACAATCTTGAAGTGGCTACTAAACTAGAAAATTTGAGTGCTGCAGAGGAGAATCCTGAATCAACCAATTCAGGGAAGAAAATGGAGCAGCCAAGTTATCCACGAAGCGTCAAGGACAAAAAGATGTTAGCCCGCAATGGTAGTGCTACAGACTCGCGTCCGGTTAAAAAGTTGAAGGACGACAAGGCAGCCGAGCCCATATTATCCATTACAGCACGTCAATTGAGGAAAACGCCTGACAATAAAGAAATGCCCCAGGAATTACCTCAACTGAGCACAGGAGTTAGGGGAACAAGACGCACACGGAAACCTGTTGTACGCCATCAGTTTATTAAAACAGAGAGCCTGCTGGGGAAAAATAATGTT ACTAAGCAAGAGAAGGACGGTGAAGTGAATAGCCAGTGGATTCATCCCGTAGCAAGTAAAGGAAGGCGCACAAAATCTCAAACTGGAAGTCGATTGATCTCAGAAGCag GGTATGTCTGTGCACTGCCCAgccaaaagagagagaaagaaaagg ATAAGGAAGCGTCTGCAAATGTTTCTTTGGCTGGACAAAATATTCAGAATGAGGGTAATATTAAAGAAACTGAAGTGCCTCAAACTATCGGGTCAACAACTAAGGGCAAGGAAGTTTCACTGGCTGAAAAACCGGCTCAGCTACCTGATCAAGAGTTGCAAGTGAAGGATCTGAAAAAGAGTGCAAATGAACCTGCAAAACCAGCTCAGCTACCTGATCAAGAGTTGCAAGTGAAAGATCAGAAGAAGAGTGCAAATGATCCTGCAAATGAAAAGAGCATG GTTATGTCAGCTGAACTTGGCAGCGATTCAATTTTGGCTAACCTGCTCCGTACCCTGGTTACTTTTCCAGACATG GTGTTTAAGCAGCAACCAGCTGGAGGAAGTAGTCATAAAAGAAAGAGAGGCAGGCCTCGAAAGTTAGCGGTCGTAAGGTCGCGAGCTTCAGACGGAG TTAAGGGGCAGAATATGTCAGGAAATGTTGCTGACAAAAATGATAAGAATGATCAGATGCCTGAGGAAGCTACTTTGCATGTGCTGAGGGGGACGGATTCTACAG CTGCAAAAGATGCCTCTAAAAGAAAAACAGCCGATTTTCCTGGAAGGTGCAAAATAAAAGAAGCTGCACCGATAGCATCTGATAATCCAGATGATGATGATAAACCTCTATCCATGTGGTTCGGGGGGATGCAGCATTCTGCGTACGTTGGTGAATCAA GACCATCCCCTGATGCAAATGTCAACCAGCATAGTGATAGAGTAGAACCAGTTGAGGTAGCTAGCAAATCTCCTGCAGTTGATGCGGTCAGTGGCTGCAGGCCACATGAGAAGCAAGGGTTGCCTTTTGTTAAGAGCTCCCCTGTGTGGAAGACAATTGAAACGTTGGAAGTATTCAGGCTTTTCCCCCAAAATCCTCATTTCCGACCTCTGGttgaatgcaaagaggaatACCGCGAGGGTTCAGCAATTGGAAACATGATAACCTTTTCCAGTCTAGCGGATAAAATATCCAGGCTGCAGTTCGACGACCATCAAAGTGTTTTTGATAGCATTTTGGAGAGTCTTGTTGACTTGGAAAATTATGGATTCAATGTTACAATTCTACGCGGGCGGGTGAATGATCTGCTCTCTGTTAAGGACAAGCAAGGGTGGtttcaggtcgagtcaagggaTGCTGAACAGAAGATCATGGAGCATTCTCGTGAGAAGACCAAACTTGTCGAAGAGGCTGACTATATTGCgaagaaaataattgaattgCAGGACAAACATGCATCAATCAAGTCAGTAGTGGAGACCAAAGATCATGAGATTGCTAGATTGCGAATGGCTTTGGATGCCATGAATGAAGGCATTCAGAGCGCCCGGAGTGATTTTGAAAAGCTAGCTTTGGCTCCCATGAATTAG
- the LOC137707740 gene encoding pentatricopeptide repeat-containing protein At2g13600-like, whose amino-acid sequence MRRLDKTSLLTNYRQLCTLPAASFPASHNILSCNRKIAEYVRNDQTPIAQDLFDQMPVRDVVSWNTMLSGLQKAKNPHGVNRCFLQMTRDGFRPNEYTVSIVLNAFLGTAFNVLVSQVHAVVVRLALNSSVFVGSALMKGYANVGNRVALSGVFDEISVKDVSSWNSLVSSYMELGCIHEAQTVFDAMLERNVVSWTSLVNGYISNKRVNKARSVFDKMSEKNVVSWTVMISGYVRSHKFVDALDLFVLMLKSGTRPNHFTFSSVLDACAGCSSLVLGQQVHSSILKFGMPEDVIMSTSLVDMYAKCGDIGAALCIFRSMPRKNLVTWNSIIGGYARHGLATRALEEFQSMTECGCRPDEVTFVNLLSACGHGGMVEKGEILFNSMKAKFGVEPRVEHYACMVDLYGRAGELEEAEKLIQGMPFRPDVVVWVALLGACGLHSSLEFGELVATEIDKLGHAHPARYSTLSKIHGERGAWNSVQESRKTMQEKGIRKQNAGSWVESPRGMR is encoded by the coding sequence ATGCGCAGGTTAGACAAAACCTCGCTCCTAACAAACTACCGCCAGCTTTGTACGCTTCCGGCAGCCAGTTTCCCTGCATCCCATAACATTCTGTCATGTAACAGAAAGATTGCAGAGTACGTGAGAAATGACCAAACGCCAATTGCACAGGACCTGTTCGATCAAATGCCCGTGAGAGACGTCGTTTCGTGGAACACCATGTTGTCGGGTTTGCAGAAGGCCAAAAACCCACATGGAGTTAATCGATGTTTCTTGCAAATGACAAGAGATGGATTCAGACCAAACGAGTACACCGTCTCGATAGTACTCAATGCGTTTTTGGGCACAGCGTTTAATGTTTTGGTCTCACAGGTTCATGCCGTTGTAGTCCGCTTGGCGCTCAACTCGAGTGTGTTTGTTGGGTCAGCGCTGATGAAAGGGTACGCAAATGTGGGCAATCGGGTAGCTTTGAGCGGAGTGTTTGATGAGATTTCAGTGAAGGATGTCTCGTCTTGGAACTCTTTGGTTTCGAGTTACATGGAATTGGGGTGCATCCATGAGGCTCAGACAGTTTTTGACGCGATGTTGGAAAGGAACGTTGTTTCGTGGACTAGTTTGGTGAATGGTTATATCAGCAATAAGAGGGTTAACAAAGCTCGCTCTGTTTTCGACAAGATGAGCGAAAAGAATGTGGTTTCATGGACTGTTATGATCAGTGGGTACGTGAGAAGCCATAAGTTTGTGGATGCTTTGGATCTTTTCGTCTTGATGTTGAAATCGGGGACTCGGCCAAACCATTTTACATTTTCAAGCGTGTTGGATGCATGTGCTGGTTGTTCTTCACTTGTCTTGGGACAGCAAGTTCACTCAAGCATCTTAAAGTTCGGTATGCCAGAGGACGTCATCATGTCAACCTCGCTTGTTGACATGTACGCAAAATGTGGAGACATTGGCGCGGCACTGTGCATTTTCAGATCAATGCCAAGGAAAAACCTGGTGACATGGAATTCGATTATAGGAGGTTATGCCAGGCACGGACTCGCTACAAGAGCATTGGAGGAGTTTCAGAGCATGACCGAGTGCGGTTGTAGGCCTGACGAAGTAACGTTTGTAAACCTGTTATCGGCTTGTGGGCATGGCGGGATGGTTGAAAAAGGCGAAATCCTATTTAACTCCATGAAAGCAAAGTTCGGAGTTGAACCAAGGGTAGAGCACTATGCTTGCATGGTTGACCTATATGGGAGAGCAGGTGAGCTAGAGGAAGCCGAGAAGTTGATACAAGGGATGCCATTTCGGCCGGATGTGGTGGTTTGGGTCGCATTGCTTGGTGCATGTGGCTTGCATTCAAGTCTCGAATTTGGTGAGTTGGTTGCTACAGAAATTGACAAACTGGGACATGCCCATCCCGCAAGATATTCGACGCTTTCAAAGATTCACGGCGAAAGAGGAGCATGGAACAGCGTCCAAGAGTCTAGGAAGACGATGCAAGAGAAAGGCATTCGAAAGCAGAACGCCGGTAGCTGGGTCGAATCTCCACGAGGAATGAGATGA